A single genomic interval of Lucilia cuprina isolate Lc7/37 chromosome 2, ASM2204524v1, whole genome shotgun sequence harbors:
- the LOC111682909 gene encoding aspartate--tRNA ligase, mitochondrial → MSGRQRSGGNSGRFGGNGGGGYGGGGYGGRGDYDNYGNGGYNGGGYNGNNGMNPFGNSKLSLRLLYRHSFLHNKPAGSGNVIKVADLNKFANRTHTCGELTSDNIGEKVTICGWLEFQRMGKFFILRDGYGQTQVLITDKTNGLEDNEQGIALESIVRVEGTVIPRPAATINPKMTTGHVEIEAEKIEILNPAKRNLPFDVRKFNRAGERLRLTHRYIDLRFADMQHNLRMRSQVIMRMREYLINYLGFVEVETPTLFRRTPGGAQEFVVPTRKPGHFYSLVQSPQQFKQMLMAGAIDRYFQVARCYRDEATRPDRQPEFTQLDIELSFTSRDDIMQLIEETLRYSWPKEYTKIQTPFKRMTYNEAMEKFGTDKPDTRFSLALTNVTEIIKKNETFVEKFKDLGAYALIVRGNGGFWNGTARKHYESLSKEFSGTLFVRKFLQYKDLKDRLTNLLTADVASELITKYDLEENDLLFLGIGEKVETVSLLFS, encoded by the exons ATGAGTGGCCGTCAGCGTAGTGGTGGTAATAGTGGTCGTTTTGGTGGCAACGGTGGTGGAGGTTATGGTGGCGGCGGTTATGGTGGCCGTGGTGATTATGATAACTATGGTAATGGTGGCTATAATGGCGGCGGTTATAATGGCAATAATGGAATGAATCCTTTTGGAAATAGTAAGTTAAGTTTAAGACTCCTTTATAGACACTCATTTTTACATAac AAACCAGCTGGCTCTGGAAATGTTATAAAAGTTGCTGATCTCAATAAGTTTGCCAATCGTACTCATACATGTGGTGAATTGACTAGTGATAATATTGGTGAAAAGGTGACAATATGTGGCTGGTTGGAATTTCAACGTATGGGTAAATTTTTCATACTACGTGATGGTTATGGTCAAACACAGGTTCTTATAACCGATAAGACAAACGGTTTAGAGGATAATGAACAGGGTATTGCATTAGAATCAATAGTAAGAGTTGAGGGTACAGTTATACCAAGACCGGCAGCAACTATAAATCCTAAAATGACTACGGGCCATGTTGAGATTGAGGctgaaaaaattgaaatactTAATCCGGCTAAGAGAAATTTACCCTTTGATGTACGTAAATTCAATAGAGCTGGTGAACGTTTGCGTTTGACACATCGTTATATAGACTTAAG ATTTGCCGATATGCAGCATAATTTACGTATGCGCTCTCAAGTTATTATGCGCATGCGTGAATATCTTATAAACTATTTGGGTTTTGTTGAGGTAGAAACACCCACACTTTTCCGCCGCACACCGGGTGGTGCTCAAGAATTTGTGGTGCCTACACGTAAACCAGGTCATTTCTATTCACTAGTTCAGAGTCctcaacaatttaaacaaatgttaatgGCTGGTGCCATAGATCGTTATTTCCAAGTTGCTCGCTGTTATAGAGATGAGGCTACACGTCCCGATCGTCAGCCTGAATTTACTCAACTCGATATTGAATTGTCATTTACCAGTCGCGATGATATAATGCAATTGATTGAGGAAACTTTACGTTATTCTTGGCCCAAGGAATATACTAAAATTCAGACACCCTTCAAACGTATGACCTATAATGAGGCCATGGAGAAATTTGGTACCGATAAGCCAGATACACGTTTTAGTCTTGCT TTGACAAATGTAaccgaaattattaaaaagaatgaaacatttgttgagaaatttaaagatttaggTGCTTATGCTTTAATAGTACGTGGCAATGGAGGTTTCTGGAATGGCACTGCTCGTAAACATTATGAAAGTCTTTCCAAAGAATTTTCGGGCACCTTGTTTGTACGCAAGTTTTTG caaTATAAAGATCTTAAGGATCGTTTAACTAATCTATTAACGGCTGATGTTGCCTCGGAATTAATTACCAAATATGATTTAGAAGAAAATGATTTGCTATTTTTGGGTATTGGTGAAAAAGTTGAAACGGTAagtttacttttttcataa